Proteins encoded within one genomic window of Chelatococcus sp. HY11:
- a CDS encoding (2Fe-2S)-binding protein encodes MLRIDTHISRGPKVTFRIDGQAITAYAGESVAAALLASGLRRLRTSPGGGGRGLFCAMGVCQECVVEMIDAAGASHVVASCQLEVSEGLELRSRTFVDGH; translated from the coding sequence ATGCTCCGCATAGACACCCATATCAGCCGTGGGCCGAAGGTCACCTTCCGCATCGACGGGCAGGCCATAACGGCCTACGCCGGCGAGAGCGTTGCCGCCGCGTTGCTTGCATCAGGATTGCGACGATTGCGCACGAGCCCCGGCGGTGGCGGCAGGGGCCTGTTCTGCGCGATGGGCGTCTGCCAGGAATGCGTCGTCGAGATGATCGACGCCGCGGGCGCCTCCCACGTCGTGGCGAGCTGCCAGTTGGAAGTGTCGGAGGGGCTCGAGTTGCGGTCAAGGACCTTCGTCGATGGCCATTGA
- a CDS encoding NAD(P)/FAD-dependent oxidoreductase, producing the protein MAIDPADLQVSDVLVVGAGPAGAAAALAASSAGLSVTLLDEARQAGGQVYRALPAAFVVDDPKALGPEFLAGEALRSSLRASAVDCRFGRRVWLLRRDNDLGFVADAVADGRSERYAARALILCTGTTERSLPFAGSAQPGIIGLAAATILLKSQRILPGRRTVVAGAGPLLAAVAAGIVKGGGEVAAVVDLNSRLDWAKAGLGMLGRPDLLLRGAGWMRRIQAAGVPWLWRHTITAAEGDETGVTAVTVAPIDAAGHCTAGGGERRFEVDAVTVGHGLVPATEFLRALGARLEWNHGNDCWQPVKDTFGRTSIAGLYVAGDGAGVAGAAAAEVGGEIAALAAVDDLKPGAGRQITPALRRRQNAAARFGRASIGLTRVRSGLVAVMPARTIVCRCEDVSRGTLDEAFGEGARNIGQIKAWTRCGMGPCQGRMCGETLSALASLHGIARETFEPMVGRAPARPVEIGCLTGVPDYESIPLPPSLPSS; encoded by the coding sequence ATGGCCATTGACCCAGCCGACCTCCAGGTCTCGGATGTGCTGGTCGTCGGTGCCGGGCCGGCCGGTGCCGCCGCCGCGCTGGCCGCGTCATCAGCCGGCCTGTCGGTCACCCTTCTCGACGAGGCCCGTCAGGCCGGCGGGCAGGTTTATCGTGCCCTGCCGGCCGCCTTCGTGGTGGATGATCCCAAAGCGCTCGGTCCCGAGTTCCTGGCTGGAGAGGCTTTGCGTTCGTCGCTGCGTGCCAGTGCAGTCGACTGCCGGTTCGGGCGTAGGGTCTGGCTGTTGCGCCGCGACAACGATCTAGGCTTTGTCGCCGACGCCGTTGCAGACGGCCGATCGGAACGCTACGCCGCGCGTGCGCTGATCCTGTGCACGGGCACGACCGAGCGCAGCCTGCCCTTTGCCGGCAGCGCCCAGCCTGGCATCATAGGACTGGCAGCAGCGACCATCCTGCTGAAAAGCCAGCGCATTCTACCTGGGCGGCGCACAGTCGTTGCCGGCGCCGGACCGCTCCTGGCCGCAGTCGCCGCCGGTATCGTCAAGGGCGGCGGCGAGGTCGCGGCAGTCGTCGATCTCAACAGCCGGCTGGATTGGGCGAAGGCCGGTCTTGGCATGCTGGGACGGCCGGATCTCTTGCTGCGGGGTGCAGGCTGGATGCGCCGGATTCAGGCCGCCGGAGTGCCCTGGCTCTGGCGGCATACGATCACGGCGGCCGAGGGCGACGAAACTGGCGTCACCGCCGTCACGGTCGCGCCAATCGACGCCGCCGGCCATTGCACAGCGGGTGGCGGGGAACGTCGCTTCGAGGTCGATGCCGTCACCGTCGGCCACGGGCTGGTGCCGGCCACGGAATTCCTGCGCGCGCTGGGCGCGCGGCTGGAATGGAACCACGGCAACGATTGCTGGCAGCCGGTGAAAGATACGTTTGGGCGCACCAGCATTGCCGGTCTCTATGTCGCGGGCGATGGAGCCGGTGTGGCAGGAGCGGCAGCAGCAGAAGTGGGAGGCGAGATCGCCGCGCTTGCTGCGGTCGACGACCTCAAGCCAGGCGCCGGCAGGCAGATCACACCGGCGTTGCGTCGCAGGCAGAATGCCGCCGCACGCTTTGGGCGCGCCTCGATTGGCCTTACCCGGGTTCGATCGGGGTTGGTGGCAGTCATGCCGGCGCGGACGATCGTCTGCCGCTGCGAAGACGTCAGCCGGGGCACACTCGACGAGGCCTTCGGTGAAGGAGCTCGAAACATCGGCCAGATCAAGGCCTGGACGCGCTGCGGCATGGGGCCCTGTCAGGGACGCATGTGCGGCGAGACGCTCTCTGCCCTCGCTTCGCTCCATGGAATCGCGCGTGAGACCTTCGAGCCGATGGTCGGCCGTGCTCCGGCACGGCCTGTTGAAATCGGATGCCTGACGGGCGTTCCCGATTACGAGAGCATTCCGCTCCCACCGTCGCTGCCGTCAAGTTGA
- a CDS encoding AraC family transcriptional regulator — protein sequence MSDLAPANPPPPTAPKGMLRAAVGAGDGRIRSVFRQIATMPGACRVQLPGGSDPGLTSVEVPLPATEGTGSWRLIAMGEELLATVTDCTFNSERRGLVVADNLVELHLTLEGPVGLSVDGATERQARDVSLLACFPTEGFSYDIWCAPGSVRSLGLYVDPGYISGVCGLGTRNGTVLHRLLSAPPGTMNVFDHRMSVAFVDRLQQLFAMRVERAPDLLRTGAILLDFTCQVLSILDSMQDDGQTSHAFHSRDLALLAAARKALENDLAAEIPIAELARQLGTNATKLKNGFRLLYGMSLGGFRTRQRMECAMRMLARDKASVAAVAEAVGFRHQASLTVAFRAHFGITPRAARALEPTGET from the coding sequence ATGAGCGACCTGGCTCCGGCAAATCCCCCTCCTCCAACGGCGCCGAAAGGAATGCTCCGCGCCGCTGTGGGTGCCGGAGACGGCCGTATCCGGTCGGTTTTCCGGCAGATAGCGACAATGCCCGGAGCCTGCCGGGTACAGCTACCCGGCGGAAGCGATCCTGGACTGACCAGCGTTGAAGTTCCGCTGCCCGCCACGGAAGGCACCGGCTCCTGGCGGTTGATCGCGATGGGAGAGGAGCTCCTGGCGACGGTGACGGATTGCACCTTCAATTCCGAGCGGCGGGGGCTTGTGGTCGCCGACAATCTGGTGGAATTGCATCTAACCCTGGAGGGGCCTGTCGGCCTGTCGGTCGATGGAGCCACTGAGCGCCAAGCCCGCGACGTATCGCTGCTGGCCTGTTTTCCGACCGAGGGGTTTTCCTACGATATCTGGTGTGCGCCGGGAAGTGTGCGATCTCTCGGTCTTTATGTCGATCCCGGTTACATCTCAGGAGTCTGTGGGCTAGGCACACGTAATGGAACGGTCCTGCACCGGCTGCTTTCAGCTCCACCCGGTACGATGAATGTTTTCGATCATCGAATGTCGGTGGCCTTCGTGGACCGGTTGCAGCAACTGTTCGCCATGCGTGTCGAACGGGCGCCTGATTTGTTGAGGACCGGCGCGATTCTACTGGATTTTACCTGCCAGGTTCTAAGCATCCTTGACTCCATGCAGGATGATGGACAGACCTCACATGCATTCCATTCTCGCGACTTGGCGCTCTTGGCGGCAGCCCGCAAGGCGTTGGAGAACGATCTGGCTGCCGAGATCCCTATCGCCGAACTTGCACGGCAGCTGGGGACCAATGCGACCAAGTTGAAGAATGGGTTCCGGCTGCTCTACGGCATGAGCCTGGGCGGATTTCGAACAAGACAACGGATGGAATGCGCGATGCGCATGCTGGCGCGAGATAAGGCTTCCGTTGCAGCCGTAGCCGAAGCCGTGGGCTTCCGCCACCAAGCCAGCCTTACCGTGGCCTTCCGCGCTCATTTCGGGATCACCCCGAGAGCTGCCCGCGCATTGGAGCCCACCGGTGAGACATGA
- a CDS encoding ABC transporter permease, protein MSAVGAASRRAPSAGLARIQARVGRLAFSAAVLLCYLLIFLPVLFVVLISFFRAEMVSFPPDGFSLRWYANAWSHGDFLKSLLTSLQVATLSTIVGVIAGTLAAFGLRRSNIRFKPLFNMLFLGPLLLPGVVGGAAIYMGYFRAEAALDRDITGSLWGLVAAHIMLTIPWSVRLVMASLAQFNPATEEAAADLGASGWTIFRRITLPALRPGIVAACMFSFIASFENLEISMFLVGPGRSTLPVAMLSYLEYRMDPTLAAVATAQILLVGVLMLITDRYVKLSRVV, encoded by the coding sequence TTGTCTGCAGTCGGAGCGGCCAGCCGTCGCGCGCCTTCGGCCGGACTGGCGAGGATACAAGCTCGTGTGGGACGCTTGGCGTTTAGCGCAGCTGTGCTGCTGTGCTACCTTTTGATTTTCCTCCCAGTGCTATTTGTCGTTCTGATCAGCTTTTTCCGCGCGGAAATGGTCTCGTTTCCGCCGGACGGCTTTTCGTTGCGCTGGTATGCCAATGCCTGGTCGCATGGTGACTTCCTGAAATCATTGTTGACCTCGCTGCAGGTCGCCACCCTGTCCACCATAGTCGGGGTGATCGCCGGCACGCTGGCGGCCTTTGGGCTTCGGCGATCGAACATCCGGTTCAAGCCTCTGTTCAATATGCTGTTTCTGGGGCCGCTGCTATTGCCAGGTGTCGTCGGGGGCGCTGCCATCTATATGGGGTATTTCCGCGCCGAGGCAGCGCTGGACCGCGACATAACCGGATCGCTTTGGGGGCTTGTCGCCGCTCATATCATGCTGACCATTCCCTGGTCGGTCCGCTTGGTGATGGCCTCTCTGGCCCAGTTTAACCCCGCAACCGAGGAAGCGGCGGCAGATCTTGGCGCTTCAGGCTGGACTATCTTTCGCCGGATCACCCTGCCGGCGCTGCGTCCCGGGATCGTGGCGGCGTGCATGTTCTCGTTCATCGCCAGCTTCGAGAACCTGGAGATCAGCATGTTCCTGGTCGGCCCCGGCCGCAGCACATTGCCTGTCGCAATGCTGTCCTATCTGGAATACCGGATGGATCCGACCCTCGCGGCGGTGGCGACGGCGCAGATCCTGCTGGTCGGTGTGCTGATGTTGATAACCGACCGATACGTCAAACTTTCCAGGGTTGTGTGA
- a CDS encoding ABC transporter ATP-binding protein — protein sequence MNSLLIENISKYYGTILGVERVDLAVEEGELIALLGPSGCGKTTTLRMVAGFVPPSSGRIVIGGRDVTDLPPQARDTSMVFQSYALFPHMTVAQNVAFGLEMRRVPRPEIASRVAKALDMVQMSRFADRPSPQLSGGQQQRVALARALVVNPAILLLDEPLSNLDARLRAEVREEIRDLQQRLGLTTIMVTHDQEEALAMADRLVVMDVGRVRQIGTAQQVYETPADLFVADFVGRCNILQGEATADGFRLGAGQPPLPCENQQGLIGPAALALRPEKIALADGGDGVTVRLRKITYLGATLECHLDAGGQSLVVTRANDRGADFLRAALPGQSFLATWAQMDAQVLPNQQGDR from the coding sequence ATGAATTCTTTGCTGATCGAAAATATCTCCAAGTACTATGGCACGATCCTCGGCGTCGAACGGGTGGACCTGGCCGTCGAGGAAGGCGAACTGATCGCGCTGCTCGGCCCCTCGGGTTGTGGCAAGACCACCACGTTACGGATGGTTGCAGGGTTCGTTCCGCCCAGCAGCGGCCGCATTGTCATCGGTGGGCGGGACGTAACGGATCTGCCGCCGCAAGCACGCGACACCTCCATGGTATTTCAGTCCTATGCGCTGTTTCCGCATATGACGGTGGCGCAGAATGTTGCTTTCGGCCTGGAAATGCGCCGCGTTCCCCGCCCCGAGATTGCCAGCCGTGTCGCGAAAGCGCTCGACATGGTGCAGATGTCGCGCTTCGCTGACCGGCCTTCACCACAACTCTCCGGCGGCCAGCAGCAGCGGGTCGCGCTGGCGCGGGCCCTGGTGGTCAATCCGGCGATCCTGCTGCTGGACGAGCCGTTGTCTAACCTCGACGCCCGATTGCGCGCCGAGGTGCGCGAGGAGATCCGTGATCTGCAACAACGCTTGGGGCTGACCACGATCATGGTGACACATGATCAAGAGGAAGCCCTGGCAATGGCGGACCGTCTGGTCGTGATGGATGTCGGCCGGGTTCGGCAGATCGGCACTGCGCAGCAAGTTTACGAAACACCGGCCGATCTGTTTGTCGCGGACTTCGTCGGGCGCTGCAACATCCTGCAAGGCGAGGCGACGGCGGACGGCTTCCGTCTCGGCGCGGGCCAGCCGCCGCTGCCCTGCGAAAACCAACAAGGCCTGATCGGGCCCGCGGCGCTGGCGTTGCGGCCGGAGAAGATCGCACTTGCCGACGGCGGTGACGGCGTGACGGTCCGACTTCGCAAGATCACCTATCTGGGCGCGACGCTCGAATGCCATCTGGACGCCGGGGGCCAGTCCCTGGTGGTGACACGCGCCAACGACCGGGGGGCGGATTTCTTGCGAGCTGCGCTGCCCGGTCAGAGCTTTCTGGCAACTTGGGCGCAAATGGATGCTCAGGTGCTGCCCAATCAACAGGGGGATCGATGA
- a CDS encoding extracellular solute-binding protein, translated as MKRRTFLASAATLAGTAALAPPRLALADPSRIVVGTWGGAGAETLRKVVDGPLSAARGVEIIQDIGNGEARLTKLLVGRQSSRGTFDVAHLSDADHHVASLQNVLQQIDTASVPRSALVLQKLRSPDSIPFVYTVQAIIYNRDRVTEPPKSYADLWSPRWKDKIGFADQFHNQVITAAALAAGGSVSDFSAAPDKLRELKKLGARVYPSHEAIAAALNSGEIDVTISLASRAVFWARSGVPVGFALPSEGSTLLVYRAMVPLNARNAAGAWLYLDAMLTPEAQLGLAQTMACMPVVSDVELPPELAQFLPISAKDFDRFLLPDFAYLTSVRDRNLTFWQREFRA; from the coding sequence ATGAAACGGAGAACCTTTCTCGCCTCCGCAGCCACGCTGGCCGGGACCGCGGCACTTGCCCCGCCCCGGCTTGCGCTGGCTGATCCAAGTCGCATCGTTGTCGGGACCTGGGGCGGCGCCGGAGCGGAGACCCTGCGCAAGGTCGTAGACGGGCCGTTATCGGCCGCACGCGGGGTCGAGATCATCCAGGACATTGGCAATGGTGAGGCACGCCTGACGAAGCTGCTGGTCGGACGGCAAAGCAGCCGCGGCACCTTCGATGTAGCGCATCTGAGCGATGCGGACCACCATGTCGCCAGCCTCCAGAACGTGCTTCAACAGATCGACACCGCCTCCGTGCCGCGCAGCGCTCTGGTGCTGCAAAAGTTACGTAGCCCGGATTCCATACCCTTCGTCTATACCGTTCAGGCAATCATCTATAACCGCGACCGTGTAACCGAGCCTCCGAAATCCTATGCCGATCTGTGGTCCCCGCGCTGGAAGGACAAGATCGGCTTCGCCGATCAGTTCCATAATCAGGTGATCACCGCCGCCGCACTCGCAGCGGGTGGCAGCGTCAGCGACTTTTCGGCTGCGCCTGACAAGCTGCGCGAGCTCAAGAAGCTTGGCGCCCGTGTCTATCCCTCGCACGAAGCCATCGCCGCCGCTCTGAACTCGGGCGAGATCGATGTAACGATCAGCCTCGCATCGCGGGCGGTATTCTGGGCCCGGTCGGGGGTGCCGGTCGGCTTCGCGCTGCCGAGCGAGGGCAGTACGCTTCTGGTCTATCGCGCGATGGTGCCCCTCAACGCGCGCAATGCGGCGGGCGCCTGGCTCTATTTGGACGCCATGTTGACACCCGAAGCGCAACTGGGCCTGGCTCAAACGATGGCCTGCATGCCGGTGGTGTCAGATGTCGAGCTCCCTCCGGAACTGGCGCAGTTCCTTCCGATCAGCGCTAAGGATTTCGATCGCTTCCTGCTGCCCGACTTCGCGTATCTGACCAGCGTGCGGGACCGGAACCTGACCTTCTGGCAACGGGAATTCCGGGCATGA
- a CDS encoding ABC transporter permease — translation MRLLLVPATLLVMVVLGAPLALLFRISLNDFSPTTLMTEAMTIDNYRKVLTDPWYQEILITTVLVALCATLAALVLAMPSAYALARMQSRWKSLCVILTLFPLMIGGVVRTSGWMALAGTDGALNVTLLRLGLIGAPIQIMYTRGMVMVGLLALAMPYMILTISATIEAIPRHLEEAALNLGASPLIMFRRVIMPLAWPGIATACVLVFIMAMNAYSTPRLLGGPQFRMMSPTIYEEFTRSHNWPGGAALAFILLITTILLIAGTSLLAASRSARR, via the coding sequence TTGCGGCTGCTTCTCGTTCCGGCGACGCTTCTGGTCATGGTCGTGCTGGGCGCACCTCTGGCGCTGCTGTTCCGTATCTCGCTGAACGACTTCAGCCCGACCACGCTGATGACCGAGGCAATGACGATTGACAACTATCGCAAGGTGTTGACCGATCCGTGGTATCAGGAAATTCTGATAACCACCGTGCTGGTCGCGCTCTGCGCCACCTTGGCGGCACTGGTGCTGGCGATGCCCTCGGCCTATGCGCTGGCGCGGATGCAAAGCCGCTGGAAAAGCCTTTGCGTCATCCTAACCCTATTCCCGCTGATGATCGGCGGGGTGGTGCGGACTTCCGGCTGGATGGCGCTGGCGGGTACCGACGGGGCGTTGAACGTCACGCTGCTGAGGCTGGGACTGATCGGCGCGCCGATCCAGATTATGTACACCAGGGGTATGGTGATGGTTGGCCTGCTGGCCCTTGCCATGCCCTATATGATCCTGACGATCTCCGCCACCATCGAGGCGATCCCTCGCCATCTCGAGGAGGCGGCGCTCAATCTGGGCGCCTCGCCGCTCATTATGTTCCGTCGGGTGATCATGCCACTGGCGTGGCCAGGCATCGCAACAGCCTGCGTGCTGGTGTTCATCATGGCGATGAACGCTTATTCCACACCGCGTCTGCTGGGCGGGCCGCAGTTCCGCATGATGTCGCCGACCATCTACGAGGAATTCACGCGCAGCCACAACTGGCCGGGCGGTGCGGCACTCGCCTTCATACTGCTGATCACCACCATCCTGCTGATCGCCGGAACCTCATTGCTGGCAGCCAGCCGATCTGCGCGCCGTTGA
- a CDS encoding CocE/NonD family hydrolase produces the protein MRDAPVNPDGEAEAWVVTPGDYLATRPGHFRLPARPVSLYVTARDGCRLAVDVWLPTPLPAGARIPTILVSTPYYRRFAMGEGATVDSSPNVAYMRDLFVPRGYALVVADVRGTGASFGRRDSFRSPRERLDSSDIADWIVAQGWSDGRLGATGISYLGAAADFLASTGHAAVKAIAPLFSVWDTYADNYFPGGVALNRLTQKYDLGMIGLDQDNRTVLAQFAAFNHPDYRGPAPVDDDPDGVLLAAAISEHLSNFRQTDFMPEFRFREEGLPYDPDFSSASFSPYSVAGQVRSDVAILSVSGWMDGAGYCNGAISRWLTLNRNPRHLLLGPWDHGARIDISPWRRRQPPSFALWGKVLRFFDEYLMERDTGLRAEAPVHYYVLHEERWHSAHNWPPAETSVVLYPDGDGLLGEGASGAPGEDSHQVDFSIGTGHHTRYERIAGEDVRTYYPDWASRTATHLAYTTPVLHRDLAIAGHAIADLWIASDQPDAALFVYLTEVGADGEEWHVTEGLLRCLHRRESPAPASCRVAWPFRSFRREDAAPMQPGKPERIRVPLLPVGWRFLAGSRIRLSLSGSDADHCVQIPHGRPPRLSLLRGGDRASALYLPVISGNATDRSLT, from the coding sequence ATGAGAGATGCTCCTGTCAATCCTGATGGCGAGGCTGAGGCTTGGGTTGTGACGCCGGGCGACTATCTGGCTACGCGTCCGGGCCATTTCCGGCTGCCTGCCCGGCCCGTATCGCTTTATGTCACGGCTCGCGACGGCTGCCGGCTGGCAGTGGATGTCTGGCTACCGACCCCCCTTCCGGCCGGGGCGCGAATCCCGACGATCCTGGTCTCGACGCCTTACTACCGTCGCTTTGCCATGGGGGAGGGCGCCACCGTCGACTCCAGCCCAAATGTTGCCTATATGCGAGACCTCTTCGTTCCTCGTGGCTACGCCCTGGTGGTGGCTGACGTTCGGGGCACCGGCGCCAGTTTCGGCCGGCGCGACAGCTTCCGCTCCCCACGCGAACGGTTGGATAGCAGCGATATCGCCGACTGGATCGTCGCCCAGGGCTGGAGTGATGGCAGGCTGGGTGCCACAGGTATCTCTTATCTCGGGGCAGCGGCGGATTTTCTCGCCTCGACCGGACACGCCGCAGTCAAGGCCATCGCGCCGCTGTTTTCGGTATGGGATACCTATGCCGACAACTATTTTCCCGGTGGCGTCGCGCTCAATCGGCTGACACAGAAATACGACCTGGGGATGATCGGGCTGGACCAGGACAATCGCACGGTGCTGGCGCAGTTCGCCGCTTTCAACCATCCCGACTATCGGGGCCCGGCGCCGGTAGACGACGATCCCGACGGCGTTCTGCTGGCGGCCGCGATCAGCGAACACTTGTCGAACTTCCGCCAGACCGATTTCATGCCGGAGTTCCGCTTCCGTGAGGAAGGTTTGCCTTATGATCCGGATTTCTCCTCCGCGTCCTTCAGCCCATATTCCGTCGCCGGTCAAGTCAGATCGGATGTGGCAATCCTGTCGGTGTCGGGCTGGATGGACGGCGCCGGCTATTGCAACGGCGCCATTTCCCGCTGGCTCACGCTGAACCGCAATCCACGCCATCTGCTGCTGGGGCCATGGGACCATGGTGCACGTATTGACATCTCGCCCTGGCGCCGGCGGCAACCGCCAAGTTTCGCGCTCTGGGGCAAAGTGCTGCGGTTCTTCGACGAATATCTGATGGAGCGCGATACCGGCCTTCGGGCCGAGGCTCCGGTGCATTATTATGTGCTGCACGAGGAGCGCTGGCATAGCGCGCACAACTGGCCGCCGGCCGAGACGAGCGTCGTTCTCTATCCCGACGGGGACGGGTTGCTAGGCGAAGGCGCCTCCGGGGCGCCAGGCGAGGATAGTCATCAAGTCGATTTCAGCATTGGGACCGGCCATCACACCCGATACGAGCGCATCGCCGGTGAGGACGTCCGGACATACTACCCCGACTGGGCCAGCCGGACCGCGACCCATCTGGCCTATACTACACCGGTGTTGCATCGTGATCTTGCGATTGCCGGCCATGCGATCGCGGATCTGTGGATCGCAAGCGACCAGCCTGACGCCGCGCTATTTGTCTACTTGACCGAGGTCGGTGCCGATGGCGAGGAATGGCATGTCACGGAAGGGCTGCTGCGCTGCTTGCACCGCAGGGAATCGCCCGCTCCCGCTTCCTGCCGTGTCGCGTGGCCGTTCCGTAGTTTCCGGCGTGAGGACGCAGCGCCGATGCAACCTGGAAAGCCTGAACGAATCCGCGTTCCGCTGCTGCCGGTGGGGTGGCGTTTCCTGGCCGGAAGCCGCATCCGCCTCTCGCTGTCCGGCAGCGATGCCGACCATTGCGTTCAGATTCCCCACGGGCGGCCCCCACGCCTGAGTTTGCTGCGGGGCGGCGACAGGGCTTCGGCGTTATATCTTCCCGTCATATCCGGAAACGCCACGGACCGGAGCCTGACCTGA
- a CDS encoding NtaA/DmoA family FMN-dependent monooxygenase (This protein belongs to a clade of FMN-dependent monooxygenases, within a broader family of flavin-dependent oxidoreductases, the luciferase-like monooxygenase (LMM) family, some of whose members use coenzyme F420 rather than FMN.), whose protein sequence is MTSPKRQLHLGLTVWPSGFHPAGWRLPEARTNGNSSRDFFRRVAQLAERGKFDFFFIGDQVVGLPEWQHERPNHVLRPEALSLAGFVAGVTEKVGIVTTVNVTYSEPYSVARATATLDHISGGRIGWNIVTGEAEAAARNYGRKEHWDNSRRYEWATEFVQVVKGLWDSWEDGARVADKPSGVFIDESKVHRIDYNGNFFSVDGPLNAERPIQGQIPIVNAGRSERSIELGAEYSDIKFTNSSTLGLEGAKAYYADLKARVAAHGRNPDEQFIIPGIVIYTAPTDAEAHDLYRRIQGLWTIPVKLEEIASGFGVDLSGHGPDTRLSAIPAFANISGKPLEFLEVAREQYGTDDITLAELYRSYHRRFGFKEIVGGPSTIADVLQRWFEERAADGFMIFPPYVEGAHEAFVDLVIPELQRRGIFRTEYTGSTLRDHFGLARPPDRYSPVPSISEERADAALADA, encoded by the coding sequence ATGACGAGCCCAAAGCGCCAGCTTCATCTCGGTTTAACCGTTTGGCCCTCGGGCTTTCACCCTGCCGGATGGCGGCTGCCAGAGGCTCGTACAAACGGCAATTCGAGCCGCGATTTCTTTCGGCGCGTCGCCCAGCTGGCGGAGCGCGGCAAGTTCGATTTCTTCTTCATTGGTGATCAGGTTGTCGGCTTGCCGGAATGGCAGCACGAGCGCCCGAACCACGTGCTGCGACCTGAGGCGTTGTCGCTGGCCGGCTTTGTCGCCGGCGTTACCGAGAAGGTCGGCATCGTGACCACAGTCAACGTCACGTATTCCGAGCCCTATTCGGTCGCGCGCGCCACCGCCACGCTGGATCACATCAGCGGCGGGCGTATCGGCTGGAACATCGTGACCGGCGAGGCTGAGGCCGCGGCCCGCAACTATGGCCGTAAGGAACACTGGGACAATTCCCGCCGCTATGAATGGGCGACCGAGTTCGTGCAGGTGGTGAAGGGTTTGTGGGACAGCTGGGAGGACGGCGCCCGCGTCGCGGACAAGCCGAGCGGTGTGTTCATCGATGAGAGCAAGGTCCACCGCATCGATTACAACGGCAACTTCTTCTCCGTCGACGGCCCGCTCAATGCCGAAAGGCCGATCCAGGGCCAGATCCCCATCGTCAATGCCGGACGCTCCGAACGTTCCATCGAGCTCGGCGCCGAATATTCCGATATCAAGTTCACCAACTCCTCCACCCTCGGCTTGGAGGGCGCCAAGGCCTATTACGCCGACCTCAAGGCGCGGGTGGCGGCGCACGGGCGCAATCCGGACGAGCAGTTCATCATTCCCGGCATCGTCATCTACACGGCGCCGACCGACGCTGAGGCGCATGATCTCTATCGCCGCATACAGGGGCTGTGGACGATTCCCGTCAAGCTCGAGGAGATTGCCAGCGGCTTCGGCGTCGACCTCTCCGGCCATGGGCCGGACACACGGCTGTCTGCGATCCCCGCCTTCGCCAATATCTCCGGCAAGCCGCTCGAATTTCTCGAAGTTGCCCGTGAGCAGTATGGCACCGATGACATCACGCTCGCAGAACTCTATCGCTCCTATCACCGCCGTTTCGGCTTCAAGGAGATCGTCGGTGGTCCTTCCACCATCGCCGACGTGCTGCAGCGCTGGTTCGAGGAACGCGCAGCGGACGGCTTCATGATCTTCCCGCCCTATGTGGAAGGCGCACATGAAGCCTTCGTCGATCTCGTCATTCCCGAACTGCAGAGGCGCGGCATCTTCCGCACCGAGTACACCGGCTCGACGCTCAGGGACCATTTCGGCCTTGCACGCCCGCCCGACCGCTATAGCCCCGTCCCATCCATCTCGGAAGAACGCGCCGACGCTGCGCTCGCCGATGCTTGA